ACCGAAGCTTGCTCAAGCAAATGGAGCAACAGCTACGCCAACCGATTCTGGCTGGCTCTTTCATGTCGGAGAATTACATGAGCGCAGGCAACAACTGGAACATCGATAGCCTCTACAACGCTTTCAAGGCACTGGACGAGGTGGCTTCCCACGAGATCACGCTGTCCCTGATCCAGAGCGCCGAACCCAGCCTCAAGCTGGAAATGAACGAATTCGGCGGCCTGCCGATTCACATTGCCATCGCGGGTCAGCAGATCATCGTCGATACCGTGCTGGTGGACATCGATTCGATTACCGACGTGCGCACCTTCAACGACGCGGTGCTGCGCAGCCGGGAAATGTTCCCGCTGTCGTCGATCGGCATCGAGACCATGCCCAACGGCCAGACCGTCTACAACATGTTCGGCGCGCTGAGTGCGGATTCGAGCCTGACCAACGTGGTCACCGAGGTGAAAACCCTGGTCGACAACGTGCAGCGCGCCAGCGAAGCCTTCGAACACTTCTTCAAGTAATCAACAGGGAAAATCCAATGACTCAGTCCATCTGGAGCAAGTTGTTCACCGCACTGCGCGGCGGCGCCAATGAAGTCGGCGAAGCGATCGTCGACCAACAGGCCCTGCGCATCCTCGACCAGGAAATCCGTGACGCCGACAGCGCCCTGTCCAACGCCCGTCGCGAACTGGTCACCATCATGGCCAAGCACAAGCTGTCCGCCGACCGCGTGAGCGAGTACGACGCCAAGATCAAGGATCTGGAAGCCAAGGCTGTTTCGGCCCTGAACGCCGGCCGTGAAGATCTGGCGATGGAAGTGGCCGAAGCGATTTCGACCCTGACCAACGACCTGAGCACCGAGAAAGCCCAGAGCGACGAGTTCGGCACCTACGCCGACAACATGCGCAAGGACATCAACAAGGCCGAAGCGCGGATCAAAAGCCTGCGTCAGCAAGTGGACATGGCCAAGGCCCGTGAAAGCGTGCAGAAAGCCCAGGTCAGCGCATCCATCGCCAGCGGCGGCGCCAACGGCAAGCTGGAAACCGCAGTCGGCACCCTGAACCGTCTGCAAGAAAAGCAAAAGCAGCGCGCCGCCGAGCTGAACGCTCAGGACGAACTGGCCGATGCCACGACCGGCAACGATCTGGAGCGCAAACTGCGCGACGCCGGCATCACGCCGAACGAGGGCAGCGCCAACGCGATCCTCGAGCGCCTGAAGCAGAAGTCGGCCCAGTAAGGGCAGCCGGCGAAAAGAAGGGCACCGGGTGCCCTTCTTTTTTGCCTGCTCGTTTGTCACGAGGCCGGTACACTAGCGGCGTTTTGCCAACGAACACCTCCACCCGCTTCAAGGAATGTACCCATGGGATGGTTAAAGAATTTGCTCGGCACCGGCTCGGCCCCTGCACCTGCACGCGAGGCGGCCAGCGGCCCGTTGGGCCTGGCGCAGGGCAAGGGGATCCGTTTCGATACGACCCTCGCCCTGTTGCTCGACGGCAGCACCTCGGTACGGGTCCCCGATGCCCAGGCCATCTGGAGCGCCGGCTGGATCGACCTCGGCCAGTCGAACAAGCTGTATCGCTACTACCTGGACAACGAAGATTTCTGGCTGCAGGTCCACGTCACCGGCGACGATCAGATCGAATCGGTGACGCTGTTCAATTACGTCAGCTATGTCACGGTCAACAGTGACGCCGAACTGCAGCGCCTGGCGGGCCCGAACAGCCTGATCGGCCTGCCGGCCTACACCCATGACGGCGTGTCCTTCACCCGGGAATGGGGCACCGAACGCGGCCAGACCGAACTGGTCCCGCTCACCGAGCAAGTGGTCAATCCCGACGAGTCCTACACCATCGAACACCATTCGATGCTGTATGCCCGGGAAACCGGCCTGACCGACCGTCGCGAATTGCTGCTGTTCTCCGTCGAACAGGACGAAGAAGGCACCGTCAGCCTCAGCACATCGCTGGGCATCTCGTTGTACACCACCGATCTGAGCACCATTTAAAAGGAAGTTCCCCATGCTGGAAGTGCTGTCCGTTTCCCTGAACAAGGCCGCGCTGGTCGGTTTCGCCGCCTATCTGATCGGCGCCGTGCTGCTGTTCATGCTGTTTCAGTTCGTCTACACGCGCATCACGCCGCACAAGGAATTCGAACTGATTCGCGGCGGCAACAACGCAGCCGCCATCGCTCTGTCGGGTGCGATCATCGGTTTCGCGATTCCGGCGAGCAACATCATCGCCCACTCGATCAACGTTCTCGATTTCGTCCTCTGGGCTGTGATCGCTGCTGCGGTGCAACTGCTGGCATTCCTGGCCACCGGACTGGTGCTCAAAGGCACGTCCCAGCGCATCGCCAACGGTGAGGTTGCCGCCGGCATCTACGTGGCAGCGGTGGCGATCAGCGTCGGCATGCTCAACGCCGCGTGCATGACCCCGTCCTACTGATCGGCAGGAAGCCCGAGATGAAACGAAGCAAGTACGTTCAACTGTCCCTCGCCGCTTCGGTGGCCCTGGCGATTTCCGGTGAAGCAGCCGCCCAGGAACAACAGCGCACCTTCCAGAGCGTGGAACAGTGCGTCGACGCCGAAGTGGCTGCCGATGCCTGCTCGAATGCCTACGTCGCGGCCCTGGCCGAACACCGGCGCATCGCCCCGGCCTATGACGACAAAACCAAGTGCGACGCAGACTTTGCCGCCGGCTGGTGTCAGAAAAATTCCGACGGCCGCTTTGTGCCGAAGCTCGGTGGTTTCAAGGTGCCGCAAAACTCCGAGCCGGCACAGAACCTTGATGCAATTGCCAATGCGCAGATGCCGGAAGGCAATGCCGAGCCAGTGCAGACCACCCAGAACACGACCCACGTCTCAAGTGGTGGCGGATCGAGCAACGGCTGGCTGACCGGTTGGCTGATCGGTAACGCCATGAGCAACAACTCGCGGACGGTGTATCGCGACCGCGATACGCGCCAGACGTACGACACTTCGACGCTGAACCGGCGGATCGAATCGGCTCCGAGCACCACTCGCAGCAATTCGGACTACACCAGCTCCCGTAGTAAATCGGTCAACGTTGCGTCTTCCACTTCCCGTGGCGGTTTCGGCAGCCAGTCCAGCGCACGCAGCGGTTGGGGCGGCTGGGGCAGTTCGAGCAGCTGATGAAGAAGATCCATTGCGCCGAGCGCCACGACTGGAAACAGACGGCCGAAAGCCTCGGTTTTCTGTTTCACACCATCGACGACGAGCCCTACTGGGACGAGCGCGCGTACTACCAGTTCACGCTCGCGCAGATCGAAAACGATCTCGAGGATCCGACCACCGAACTGCACGAGATGTGCATGGATCTGGTGGACCGGGTCGTGCGCAGTGAAGAACTGCTTGATCGCCTGAGCATCCCTGCTTCGTACTACGACATGATCCGAACGTCCTGGCTGGAAGGTCATCCGCATCTGTACGGACGCATGGACTTCTCCTACAGCGGTAACGGCCCGGCGAAACTGCTGGAGCTCAACTACGACACGCCCACCAGCCTTTATGAAGCCTCGGCATTCCAGTGGGGCTGGCTTGAGCAATGCATCGAGCGCGGGATGCTGCCGCGCCATGCCGACCAGTTCAACAGCATCGACACCCGCCTGCATGAGGCCTTTGCCGCGCTGAAGCTCAAGCGCCCGTTCTACTTCGCCTCGATGAAAGGCTCGGTCGAGGACAAAGGCACCACGGACTACCTGCGACTGGTCGCGGAAAAGGTCGGCATCGAATCGCAGCACATCGATATCGAAGACATCGGCCTGACAACCGAAGGACGTTTCGTCGATCTCGAAGATCGCTGGATCCCGCACCTGTTCAAGCTGCACGCCTGGGAGTTCATCTTCCACGAGCCGTTCGGCGCAGCCATTGCCGATTGCGATACGCAGTTTTTCGAACCGGCATGGAAAGCCATTCTCTCCAATAAAGGCGCCCTGCCCCTGCTCTGGGAATTGCACAAGGGCCATCCGAATCTGCTGGCCGCTCATCTCGATCCGAATCCGGCCAGCGCAGTGCCGAAAGGATGGGTACGCAAGCCGTACTTCTCCCGGGAAGGTGCCAACATCGAGCTGCAAACTGCCGACGGTCTGATCGTCAAAGAGGATGGCCCCTACACGGATGCGCCCTTCATCCTGCAGGAATTTGCGCCGCTGCCAAGGTTCGATGACAGCTACACGCTGATCGGTTCCTGGGTGATCGGCGATCAGGCGGCGGGGATTGGCGTGCGGGAGGACAACAGTCTGATCACCAAGGATTCGAGCCGGTTCCTGCCGCATCTGATTCTTGACTGAAAAACATGCGCCCATGAAAAAGGCCCGTCGTGTTCAGCGACGGGCCTTTTTATTTAAAGCGGGTACAGCTGCGAATCAGAACGGGATGTCGTCATCGAAGCTGTCGAAATCCGGAGCCGGTTGCGGCGCTGCCTGCTGTGGAGCCGGGGCCGGACGCTGCTGAGGAGCCGACTGCTGCGGACGCGGAGCCTGCTGGCGCGGCGCCTGCTGCTGATAGTTGTTGCCACCGCCTTGTTGGTCGCCCTGTTGTGGACGGCCGCCCAGCAGTTGCATGGTGCCTTGCATGTCGACCACGATTTCGGTGGTGTAACGCTTGATACCGTCTTTTTCCCACTCGCGGGTCTGCAGCTTGCCTTCGATGTACACCTGCGAACCCTTGCGCAGGTATTCGCCGGCGATTTCGGCTACCTTGCCGAACATCGATACGCGGTGCCACTCGGTCTTCTCGACCTTCTGACCGGTCTGCTTGTCGGTCCACTGTTCGCTGGTTGCCAGACTCAGGTTGGTCACGGCGTTACCGTTAGGCAAGTAGCGAACTTCGGGATCCTGGCCGCAAGTGCCGACCAATATGACTTTGTTAACCCCACGGGCCATAACGTTCTCCTAGGCTTCGCAAGCAGCCCCGGCCGGGTTGTTCACCAGGCGTTCGAGGGTGTCGCGATCCACTAATTCTTTATCCAGTTTGATGTAAACAGCCGCTTCATCGGCGACTATCACTGCATCTGTTACCCCCACGAGGGCCCTGAGGCGCTCGACCAGACCCGCTTCGCGGATCGCCTCGGGCGACAACGGCAAGCGCAGGCTCGTCACGTAGGGAGGTTCGCGCATGGTAACAGCAAAGGCCAGCCAGATGGCAGCCAGCCCGGCACATCCGAGGAACACAACCGACAGACCGCCATGCTGGAACATCCAGCCGCCGAGTATCCCGCCGAGTGCCGAACCGAGGAACTGGCTGGTGGAGTACACGCCCATGGCCGTGCCCTTGCCACCTGCCGGTGAAACCTTGCTGATCAGCGACGGCAGCGAGGCTTCCAGCAGATTGAACGCGGTAAAGAACACCACCGTCCCGATCACCAGAGCGCGCAGGCTGTCACCGAACTGCCAGAAGAATAGCTCAGTGAGCATCAGCGTCATGACGGCGCCGAGCAAAACTCGTTTCATTTTGCGTTTCTTCTCGCCGTAGATGATGAACGGGATCATGGCGAAGAAAGAGATCAGCAAGGCAGTAAGGTAGACCCACCAGTGCTGTTCCTTGGGCAGCCCGGCTTTTTCGACCAGGGCCAGGGGCAGCGCGACGAAGCTCGACATCAACATCGCATGTAACACAAAAATGCCCAGATCCAGACGCAGCAGGTCCGGGTGCTTGAGCGTCGGCATCAACGCCTGACGCGCCACGCCAGACTCACGATGACTCAGCGGCCCGGTGGACTTCGGCACCATGAACAGCACGATCACGATCCCCACCAGTGCCATGCCGCCGGTGGCCAGGAACAGGCCGGAAAGACCAAATGCGCGAGTCAGCAGCGGACCGACCACCATGGCCACCGCGAACGACAGGCCGATGGTCATGCCGATCATCGCCATCGCTTTGGTGCGGTGCTGTTCGCGGGTCAGGTCGGAAAGCAGTGCCATGACCGCTGCGGAAATTGCCCCGGCACCCTGCAGGATCCGGCCGGCAATCACGCCCCAGATCGAGTCGGCCTGGGCCGCCAGGACGCTGCCGAGGGCAAAGACGATCAGCCCCAGGTAAATCACCGGGCGACGGCCGATATGGTCGGAAATGATCCCGAACGGAATCTGGAAAATCGCCTGGGTCAGGCCGTAAGCGCCAATCGCCAGCCCGATGAGGGCCGGGGTCGCTCCCGCCAGATCCATGCCATAGGTCGCCAGTACCGGCAGCACCATGAACATGCCAAGCATACGGAAGGCGAACACCAGGGCCAGACCGCTCGCCGCGCGGGTCTCGCTGCCACTCATGCGTTCGCTGTGGGGATCGTGCATGGAAAAACCTCGTGTGAACCGGCGGCGATTCTACCAGTCCCATCGAAAGACGGGGTATATCGCGACGCTATGACGCGTATAGATGAAACTCTCTTCATGCAAGGTGGAAAACCCTTCATTCGATAGTGTGCATCCATCCAGTATTTGGCCGTATACTCCTGTGTTTTCGACGCCCGCCGAGCGAGGCCACTTTGGACAAGATCCTGATACGTGGGGCCCGTACCCACAACCTGAAGAACATCGACCTGACCCTGCCACGGGACAAGCTGATCGTCATCACCGGCCTGTCCGGATCCGGCAAGTCGTCCCTGGCCTTCGACACGCTCTATGCCGAAGGTCAGCGCCGCTATGTCGAATCCCTGTCGGCCTATGCCCGGCAGTTCCTGTCGATGATGGAAAAACCCGACGTCGACACCATCGAAGGCCTGTCGCCGGCGATCTCCATCGAACAGAAGTCGACCTCGCACAACCCGCGATCCACGGTCGGCACCATCACCGAGATCTACGACTACCTGCGCCTGCTCTATGCGCGCGTCGGCACACCGCGCTGCCCGGATCACGATATCCCGCTGGAAGCGCAGACCGTCAGCCAGATGGTTGACCTGGTGCTGGCCCAGCCGGAAGGCAGCAAGCTGATGCTGCTGGCGCCGGTGATCCGCGAGCGCAAGGGCGAGCATCTGTCGGTGTTCGAAGAGCTGCGGGCTCAGGGCTTCGTCCGGGCCCGGGTCAACGGCCGGCTCTGCGAGCTGGACGAGCTGCCAAAGCTGGATAAGCAGAAAAAGCACACCATTGAAGTCGTGGTCGACCGCTTCAAGGTTCGCGCCGATTTGCAGCAGCGTCTGGCCGAATCCTTCGAGACCGCACTGAAACTGGCGGACGGTATCGCCCTCGTAGCACCGATGGATGACGAGCCGGGCGAAGAGATGATCTTCTCCGCGCGCTTCGCCTGCCCGATCTGCGGCCATGCGATCAGCGAGCTGGAACCCAAGCTGTTTTCCTTCAACAACCCGGCCGGCGCCTGCCCGACCTGTGACGGTCTGGGCGTGAAACAGTTTTTCGACATCAAGCGTCTGGTCAACGGTGAGTTGACGCTGGCCGAAGGCGCGATCCGCGGCTGGGACCGGCGCAACGTCTATTACTTCCAGATGCTCGGTTCACTGGCCGCGCATTACGGCTTCAGCCTCGAGCAGCCGTTCAACGAACTGCCGGCCGATCAGCAGAAATACATTCTGCATGGCAGCGGTTCGCAGAATGTCGATTTCAAGTATCTCAACGACCGCGGCGACATCGTCAAGCGTTCGCATCCGTTCGAAGGCATCGTGCCGAACCTCGAGCGCCGCTATCGCGAAACCGAGTCGGCGAGCGTGCGCGAAGAACTGGCGAAGTTTCTCAGCACACAGTCCTGCCCGGATTGCCGCGGCACCCGCCTGCGTCGCGAAGCGCGACATGTGTGGGTTGGCGAGAAAACCCTGCCGGCGGTGACCAACCTGCCGATCGGTGATGCCTGCGACTACTTCGGCGAGCTGAAGATGACCGGCCGTCGTGGTGAAATTGCCGACAAGATTCTCAAGGAAATCCGCGAGCGCCTGCAGTTCCTGGTCAACGTGGGGCTGGATTACCTGTCGCTGGATCGCAGCGCCGATACCCTGTCCGGCGGCGAGGCCCAGCGGATTCGTCTGGCCAGCCAGATCGGCGCCGGACTGGTCGGGGTTCTGTACATCCTCGATGAGCCGTCCATCGGCCTGCACCAGCGTGACAACGACCGTCTGCTCGGCACCCTCAAGCACCTGCGCGATATCGGCAACACGGTGATCGTGGTCGAGCACGACGAAGACGCGATCCGTCTGGCCGACTACGTAGTGGATATCGGCCCGGGCGCCGGGGTTCATGGCGGGCAGATCGTCGCCGAAGGCACGCCGGATGAAGTCATGGCGCACCCGGACTCGCTCACAGGCAAATACCTGTCGGGGCGGGTCAAGATCGAAGTGCCGGCCAAACGCACGCCGCGCAACAAGAAGCAGGTGCTGTCGCTCAAGGGCGCGCGGGGCAACAACCTGCGCAATGTCGATCTGGAGATCCCGATCGGCTTGCTGACTTGCGTGACCGGCGTTTCCGGCTCGGGCAAATCGACGCTGATCAACAACACGCTGTTCCCGTTGAGCGCCACGGCCCTCAACGGCGCGACCACACTGGAAGCGGCAGCCCACGACAGCATCAAGGGCCTGGAGCACCTGGACAAGGTCGTCGATATCGACCAGAGCCCGATTGGCCGTACACCGCGCTCCAACCCGGCGACCTACACCGGGCTGTTCACGCCGATCCGCGAACTGTTTGCCGGCGTGCCGGAATCCCGCTCCCGTGGTTATGGCCCGGGGCGTTTCTCGTTCAACGTCAAGGGCGGTCGTTGCGAGGCTTGCCAGGGCGACGGTCTGATCAAGGTGGAAATGCACTTCCTGCCAGATATCTACGTGCCGTGCGATGTGTGCAAGAGCAAGCGCTACAACCGCGAAACCCTGGAAATCAAATACAAGGGCAAGAGCATCCACGAAACCCTCGAAATGACGATCGAGGAAGCGCGGGAGTTCTTTGACGCGGTGCCGGCGCTGGCGCGCAAGCTGCAAACGCTGATGGATGTGGGCCTGTCGTACATCAAGCTCGGACAGTCGGCGACCACGCTGTCCGGTGGTGAGGCGCAGCGGGTCAAACTGTCCCGCGAGCTATCCAAGCGTGACACCGGCAAGACCCTGTACATCCTCGACGAGCCGACCACCGGCCTGCACTTCGCGGATATCCAGCAACTGCTCGATGTACTGCATCGCCTGCGCGACCACGGCAACACCGTGGTCGTGATCGAACACAACCTCGACGTGATCAAGACCGCCGACTGGCTGGTGGATCTCGGCCCTGAGGGTGGCTCGAAAGGGGGGCAGATCATCGCTACCGGTACTCCTGAGGAAGTCGCCGAGATGAAGCAATCTCACACCGGCCATTACCTCAAACCACTGCTGATCCGCGATCGAGCCTGATCACCGGGCATGAAAAAGCCCCTGTCACTTCCTCAGTGACAGGGGCTTTTTTGTATCAGTTGCAATCAGGATGTGTGGGATTGCAGGTAGTTCTGGATACCGATCAGCTTGATCAGGCCCAACTGCTTTTCGAGCCAGTAGGTGTGATCTTCTTCAGTGTCATGCAGCTGAAGCTTGAGGATATCGCGGCTTACGTAGTCGCCGTGCTTCTCGCACAGCTCGATGCCTTTGCAC
This genomic window from Pseudomonas kribbensis contains:
- a CDS encoding MFS transporter; this translates as MHDPHSERMSGSETRAASGLALVFAFRMLGMFMVLPVLATYGMDLAGATPALIGLAIGAYGLTQAIFQIPFGIISDHIGRRPVIYLGLIVFALGSVLAAQADSIWGVIAGRILQGAGAISAAVMALLSDLTREQHRTKAMAMIGMTIGLSFAVAMVVGPLLTRAFGLSGLFLATGGMALVGIVIVLFMVPKSTGPLSHRESGVARQALMPTLKHPDLLRLDLGIFVLHAMLMSSFVALPLALVEKAGLPKEQHWWVYLTALLISFFAMIPFIIYGEKKRKMKRVLLGAVMTLMLTELFFWQFGDSLRALVIGTVVFFTAFNLLEASLPSLISKVSPAGGKGTAMGVYSTSQFLGSALGGILGGWMFQHGGLSVVFLGCAGLAAIWLAFAVTMREPPYVTSLRLPLSPEAIREAGLVERLRALVGVTDAVIVADEAAVYIKLDKELVDRDTLERLVNNPAGAACEA
- a CDS encoding single-stranded DNA-binding protein; translated protein: MARGVNKVILVGTCGQDPEVRYLPNGNAVTNLSLATSEQWTDKQTGQKVEKTEWHRVSMFGKVAEIAGEYLRKGSQVYIEGKLQTREWEKDGIKRYTTEIVVDMQGTMQLLGGRPQQGDQQGGGNNYQQQAPRQQAPRPQQSAPQQRPAPAPQQAAPQPAPDFDSFDDDIPF
- a CDS encoding DUF350 domain-containing protein; amino-acid sequence: MLEVLSVSLNKAALVGFAAYLIGAVLLFMLFQFVYTRITPHKEFELIRGGNNAAAIALSGAIIGFAIPASNIIAHSINVLDFVLWAVIAAAVQLLAFLATGLVLKGTSQRIANGEVAAGIYVAAVAISVGMLNAACMTPSY
- a CDS encoding glutathionylspermidine synthase family protein yields the protein MKKIHCAERHDWKQTAESLGFLFHTIDDEPYWDERAYYQFTLAQIENDLEDPTTELHEMCMDLVDRVVRSEELLDRLSIPASYYDMIRTSWLEGHPHLYGRMDFSYSGNGPAKLLELNYDTPTSLYEASAFQWGWLEQCIERGMLPRHADQFNSIDTRLHEAFAALKLKRPFYFASMKGSVEDKGTTDYLRLVAEKVGIESQHIDIEDIGLTTEGRFVDLEDRWIPHLFKLHAWEFIFHEPFGAAIADCDTQFFEPAWKAILSNKGALPLLWELHKGHPNLLAAHLDPNPASAVPKGWVRKPYFSREGANIELQTADGLIVKEDGPYTDAPFILQEFAPLPRFDDSYTLIGSWVIGDQAAGIGVREDNSLITKDSSRFLPHLILD
- a CDS encoding YjfI family protein; translation: MKSNSPATKSESPKGVRSTTSAKKPSSFYMKQMRAGLAAAGYVKHETWVLPENRSLLKQMEQQLRQPILAGSFMSENYMSAGNNWNIDSLYNAFKALDEVASHEITLSLIQSAEPSLKLEMNEFGGLPIHIAIAGQQIIVDTVLVDIDSITDVRTFNDAVLRSREMFPLSSIGIETMPNGQTVYNMFGALSADSSLTNVVTEVKTLVDNVQRASEAFEHFFK
- the uvrA gene encoding excinuclease ABC subunit UvrA, giving the protein MDKILIRGARTHNLKNIDLTLPRDKLIVITGLSGSGKSSLAFDTLYAEGQRRYVESLSAYARQFLSMMEKPDVDTIEGLSPAISIEQKSTSHNPRSTVGTITEIYDYLRLLYARVGTPRCPDHDIPLEAQTVSQMVDLVLAQPEGSKLMLLAPVIRERKGEHLSVFEELRAQGFVRARVNGRLCELDELPKLDKQKKHTIEVVVDRFKVRADLQQRLAESFETALKLADGIALVAPMDDEPGEEMIFSARFACPICGHAISELEPKLFSFNNPAGACPTCDGLGVKQFFDIKRLVNGELTLAEGAIRGWDRRNVYYFQMLGSLAAHYGFSLEQPFNELPADQQKYILHGSGSQNVDFKYLNDRGDIVKRSHPFEGIVPNLERRYRETESASVREELAKFLSTQSCPDCRGTRLRREARHVWVGEKTLPAVTNLPIGDACDYFGELKMTGRRGEIADKILKEIRERLQFLVNVGLDYLSLDRSADTLSGGEAQRIRLASQIGAGLVGVLYILDEPSIGLHQRDNDRLLGTLKHLRDIGNTVIVVEHDEDAIRLADYVVDIGPGAGVHGGQIVAEGTPDEVMAHPDSLTGKYLSGRVKIEVPAKRTPRNKKQVLSLKGARGNNLRNVDLEIPIGLLTCVTGVSGSGKSTLINNTLFPLSATALNGATTLEAAAHDSIKGLEHLDKVVDIDQSPIGRTPRSNPATYTGLFTPIRELFAGVPESRSRGYGPGRFSFNVKGGRCEACQGDGLIKVEMHFLPDIYVPCDVCKSKRYNRETLEIKYKGKSIHETLEMTIEEAREFFDAVPALARKLQTLMDVGLSYIKLGQSATTLSGGEAQRVKLSRELSKRDTGKTLYILDEPTTGLHFADIQQLLDVLHRLRDHGNTVVVIEHNLDVIKTADWLVDLGPEGGSKGGQIIATGTPEEVAEMKQSHTGHYLKPLLIRDRA
- a CDS encoding DUF2491 family protein translates to MGWLKNLLGTGSAPAPAREAASGPLGLAQGKGIRFDTTLALLLDGSTSVRVPDAQAIWSAGWIDLGQSNKLYRYYLDNEDFWLQVHVTGDDQIESVTLFNYVSYVTVNSDAELQRLAGPNSLIGLPAYTHDGVSFTREWGTERGQTELVPLTEQVVNPDESYTIEHHSMLYARETGLTDRRELLLFSVEQDEEGTVSLSTSLGISLYTTDLSTI
- a CDS encoding DUF1190 domain-containing protein, whose product is MKRSKYVQLSLAASVALAISGEAAAQEQQRTFQSVEQCVDAEVAADACSNAYVAALAEHRRIAPAYDDKTKCDADFAAGWCQKNSDGRFVPKLGGFKVPQNSEPAQNLDAIANAQMPEGNAEPVQTTQNTTHVSSGGGSSNGWLTGWLIGNAMSNNSRTVYRDRDTRQTYDTSTLNRRIESAPSTTRSNSDYTSSRSKSVNVASSTSRGGFGSQSSARSGWGGWGSSSS
- a CDS encoding PspA/IM30 family protein yields the protein MTQSIWSKLFTALRGGANEVGEAIVDQQALRILDQEIRDADSALSNARRELVTIMAKHKLSADRVSEYDAKIKDLEAKAVSALNAGREDLAMEVAEAISTLTNDLSTEKAQSDEFGTYADNMRKDINKAEARIKSLRQQVDMAKARESVQKAQVSASIASGGANGKLETAVGTLNRLQEKQKQRAAELNAQDELADATTGNDLERKLRDAGITPNEGSANAILERLKQKSAQ